Proteins encoded together in one Flavobacteriales bacterium window:
- a CDS encoding SDR family oxidoreductase has protein sequence MTEKQESVLVTGAGSGIGLETVRALLVQSTVDIIVIARNGRQRLDAELQDHPTRIHVIEQDLLASDAIEQIVAGVSKKRLVGLVHNAAELIKVEFGQYAREELLRVYEINVVIPMLLTQALISPLTGHPNSHVVSISSMGGFQDSTKFPGLLGYSSSKAALACMAQCLAVEFAEHGIKSNCLALGSVDTPMLRAAFPGYKAASTAAEMGTFIAEFTLKGHKVFNGKVLPVSASTP, from the coding sequence ATGACGGAGAAGCAGGAAAGCGTATTGGTTACCGGGGCTGGGTCAGGAATCGGGCTTGAAACGGTCAGAGCGCTCTTGGTCCAATCGACCGTTGATATCATCGTCATAGCGCGGAACGGTCGCCAACGGCTTGATGCCGAGCTGCAGGACCATCCAACGCGGATCCACGTGATTGAGCAAGACCTGTTGGCTTCGGACGCCATAGAACAGATCGTCGCCGGCGTCAGCAAGAAACGGCTGGTTGGCCTGGTTCACAATGCCGCAGAGTTGATCAAGGTCGAATTCGGCCAATACGCAAGAGAGGAACTATTGCGGGTCTATGAGATCAATGTGGTCATACCCATGCTCTTGACCCAAGCACTTATTAGCCCGCTCACGGGTCATCCGAACAGTCATGTAGTGAGCATCAGCAGCATGGGCGGCTTCCAGGACAGCACCAAATTCCCGGGCTTGCTAGGATATAGCAGCAGCAAAGCGGCGCTGGCCTGCATGGCCCAATGCCTGGCGGTGGAATTCGCGGAGCATGGCATCAAGAGCAATTGCCTTGCTCTAGGATCGGTTGACACTCCGATGCTCAGGGCCGCTTTCCCTGGATACAAGGCTGCGTCCACCGCTGCAGAGATGGGCACCTTCATCGCCGAATTCACCTTAAAGGGACATAAGGTGTTCAACGGCAAGGTGTTACCGGTGTCGGCAAGCACTCCTTGA